In the genome of Candoia aspera isolate rCanAsp1 chromosome 4, rCanAsp1.hap2, whole genome shotgun sequence, the window ATAGCAGAACTTGTACAGCACCGCTGCAATCGAATTAATAATTTTACTGAAATTGGAGTAAGAAAGGAATGCATAATAACTTTCTTCCTTCCCCATTACATCTGTTTCATGCAGGAAGGATGCTTCAATCAGATACGGGCAGGCCTCCAAACCTACTCTGGCTATCTCTCATATGTTAGCCAAATCCTAACAACTTACACTGACCAAGTAGCTAATATTCAAGTGGATGTTTCCAACTTGTCCACCAACATTCAACAGCAGGTGAGAAGTTGCATAAATCCTCTTAGGTTGGGAAAGAAACAGAGCTAGATAGCGAGGAGAAACCACCCAGTTCTATGGGAGTGACAAGGTAAATGTATAGTATGGATGGGTGAATATACTATAATAATTTAGCAGGTCTCCTACCTGGAACTTAGCAATTCCCTGTTGGTGGATGTTGATGAACTAGGAAGGCAAGACTCCAAACACTGCTTTTATGAGGGCTGGGCAGTACTTTAGATTCAGTTTCCAAAGGATACTTTGGAGCATATGGAGCATGAATGTAGCACCTGTTGCAACACTTCTAAGGCTTTATCTTTTTCTGCGGTCCCACAGTAGCTGTGAAAGATAGCCACATGTTCCTGGGAAAGCCTGTGGCTCTTTCTGCTATTGGAGATAGGGGTTATTTTCATGTTCCAGAGCACTTCTTGAATACCAGATCTAAGGTGCTTTATAGCCCTGGTAGTTGCAAGATGCACACTACTCCATCCTCATAGAGAAGCCATGCCCCTGTAGCTTGGTGGGTGCTTTTGAAGGAATCTAAGAAGTGGACTACTGCTTCAGGACCTCAACTATGGCCAAAAGTGCTGTTTTTGCAGGATGGTTTTTAAATACTGGCCCCACTTCATCTTCAACAGTAATGGCCATGGAAGTTATTTTTGAACAATTGCATATCCAGTCTTGTGAAAGGAAGGGGACTTCTGCTTTGCCTTGGTCATATTGTAAGCATAAATTTCCAAGTAATAAATACTTGAAGTCATTCTTCTTTGTATTGTGCATAATCCTAGTGCCTAGTTTTTGCATACGTTTCTACTGTACTGAACTGTATCTTAGACAGTATGAGCATTTTTCCTGTTCACGTATTAATTTTAACATACACAATCGGCGGCCTGTGAGTTGTAGGCAATCTTCAGGAGTGCCATATAGAATTGTTGCTGCAGCTGTAGTAGGGCAGTGAGCatgggtgtgtgcatgcatgaGGAAGTAAATGCATTTGTGTGCATTATTTTGCTTACATCAgctcaaaatatatttatgagCATATCCCTTGACCCATTGCTGCTTGTGAAGCAAAGATGTTTCTCTCTGCTTTTCTGGAGGCACTGGGACCATGCTTTCCCATGCTGGGTTACACCCCATTTTCTCTTGCCATGGTGCACACAACCTTATTAAAATCAGGTTACATGTGGAGGGGACTTGAGGATGTGATGGTGACAACATTGGCTGCAATAGCATTGATCCAAGAGTAGCATGCAGGCCTATTTGGATACTGCCAGAATTAATATGCAAATGTCAATTAATGTGagattccccccttcccccaatcTTCTTTCCTCTTCAGATGGAAGAAAGCAGCCTGACCAGCGTTGTCTATCCACAGGCAGAAAATGAGCCTAAATTTGTGAAAATTCAAAGAGAAGTTGGAAGCTACCTGGTCCTCCGCAGTCTCCAGAAATTTATGGATAGAATTTTCCGGGCCCTGAGGCACTGTGGTTCATGAGAGGAATCTATGGAGAATTCTCCCCAAAGACTTTGAAGCTGAAATAATTCTGTCCACAAAAGGAAGCCCTAAGACTTGCTTTTACCTGACAGGACTGCTTTGACTGGTAGAATTCCAGCTtctgtctttgtttttaatttattttaaatttttataaacCATTTTTTACTGAAAGTAGCGGACAATGAACTAATCCAAATAAATTCAGCTCTAAGTAAGGGAAATATtagctgggtttgtacaacatgctagatTAGACTAAAATGGGGTCAGGTTGCTTGAGAGTCAGCATGTTGTgaaaacccagccattgtcttatATTGTGAACACTGCCATCCTGTTGAGTTGTAGTATGTTTTAAAACTGGCTGTTTTAAGTGTTTACAGAATAGCATTAACTTCAAATGACTATTGGTATGATATTGAGAGAAGAGCATCTTACATGTCATGGTAGTTTGGAGATGGGAAAACTTGCCTTCAGAATCTTTCACCACCTGAGAGGCTGCTACAGTTAAAACTTTAGTTGTTTACAAATGATAGCAATTAAGGtgtaagaaaaatggaaatatttattttcaaatgtctTAAATACTTTGTAATGTAACAGCTTTGGGCAAGATGGTTCAGAAATGTACTCTTCCTGGGATGGCAAGTTCCCAATTACCTCAcgcccctctttctctctctgatgaAATATCACTGTGGTCAGTTTTTAATAGATTGTTAATgagtttcttttaatttattagcttatttaatatttatagtgTCAGAGTTTTGAATCTTGAATCTGGACTTCAGTactagatatttatttaatatttataccaATGCTGTCAGATTAATAGAAAACAGTTGCTTAGGTTTCAGCCATTCTTACGTTTACAGTTTGCAGTGCTTATAGCCTTGTGTGGCATGTATGTTGAGGTACATACAGTGTTAAACTACTGTTTAATATTTAAACATAAGAGTACTAGTTGGTAGTAGCTAGACCAAACTACGGGACGAAACAAAAGGGAAGTTTCCAATTCCTGTCTTTATTAGTGTTCGGGGCAAATGGTACAGTCCAGGCATACAGTACATTTTTACAGATGGGAAATGTGCTACAGGCACGTGTAGCCTCCTCTTGGAAGAGGTTCAGTTCATAACTTCTACCAGCCTCTATCCTTAGCCATGCTATCAGGCATAAAGTAATAGTAGCATAAAAAGTTGAGTAGCCCCTAGGCTGCTTAGCCCTGCTTTATATACAATAATTCTGGTCCAAAATAAATTCCAGACAGAAGTACAGTAGTAAACAGCACTCCCTCTGCCAATGTCCTACACCATTTGCTAGACCAGTTTCTGCCATCACCAAGCCACCTATGTTAGGTCACCAGgcaccagcatcttctctgtAACGGCCTGGTGGTAGAGGCAGATGGACCAATTCTAACAAGGCCAAGTGGTTAAGATGATGCCGTTTCAAGCTTTAAAATTCAGAAGCCTACAGTGTTAATTTGCTGTAGAATCCTATGTGGCGGTGATTATTTAATAATCTATGGATCTTATTTTGTTACATTGGaattaagttataatttaaatgATTTGAACACAAAGGGAAAGAGCCACTGGAGTTGCACTCCGTTCCTAACTACttgaattctatttttctttatttaaatgcaGTCATTTGCCGAACTTGATGCTGATTTCTATGGAATCCCATTGTCTTTTGTGTTCAGAATGGCTTTACATTTTGGGAGAGAGTTACAGTAGATTTCAATCCAGGCTAATTGTGCTTGTGTTCAAAGTTCACATAGAACTCTTGTTATTCAAGTTCTCCAGCTGCTGGTGTCTACTACAACagaatgtat includes:
- the LOC134496324 gene encoding myelomonocytic growth factor-like, yielding MKRGGGLLLVSIALCWLTCLAAPATEFSGDPGLQHFVWKNKQFVSRIKSDIVALNELVRKAFSLGNDRELMMMQKILGIEQVDVSHCPQDLCDMEGCFNQIRAGLQTYSGYLSYVSQILTTYTDQVANIQVDVSNLSTNIQQQMEESSLTSVVYPQAENEPKFVKIQREVGSYLVLRSLQKFMDRIFRALRHCGS